One Thermostichus vulcanus str. 'Rupite' DNA segment encodes these proteins:
- a CDS encoding ABC transporter substrate-binding protein yields the protein MLGGTTPAFAQTPIQMGYSNWAGWWPWAIGEEEGIFEKNGANVQLRWFDGYVESMEAFAAGQLDANTQTLNDTISFAPESVNGQVVVLVNDNSAGNDKIIVSEEINTIADLVGKRVAVEEGVVNDFLLTLGLEREGFSRDDVTIVPLETGAAAAAFAAGQVDAVGAFPPFWLTALERPGSKELFSSAEFPGAIPDLLVVSQKLIDEQPDQVQALVNSWFDILKFMEENPERADEIMARRAGVTPEELQLFKDGTRFFTIEDNLEAFSPGEGMQHMPYAAVQMTEFMVGVGFIPAGPEDLEALFDDRFVRAYAESIGVGQ from the coding sequence ATGCTCGGGGGAACAACCCCTGCTTTTGCACAAACGCCGATTCAAATGGGCTACAGCAATTGGGCTGGATGGTGGCCGTGGGCGATTGGCGAGGAAGAGGGCATCTTCGAGAAAAATGGGGCCAATGTGCAGTTGCGCTGGTTTGATGGCTACGTGGAGTCGATGGAAGCCTTTGCCGCCGGACAATTGGATGCCAATACCCAGACCCTGAACGACACCATCTCCTTTGCACCAGAATCGGTGAATGGTCAGGTGGTGGTGCTGGTCAACGACAACTCGGCAGGCAACGACAAGATCATCGTTAGCGAAGAGATCAACACCATTGCCGATCTTGTCGGTAAGCGGGTGGCCGTAGAAGAGGGGGTGGTGAATGATTTTCTGCTAACCCTTGGCTTGGAACGGGAGGGGTTTTCTCGGGATGATGTGACGATTGTGCCGCTGGAAACCGGAGCCGCTGCTGCTGCGTTTGCCGCCGGACAGGTGGATGCCGTCGGCGCTTTCCCCCCGTTCTGGTTGACAGCCCTGGAGCGGCCCGGCAGCAAAGAGCTGTTTTCTTCGGCGGAGTTTCCGGGGGCCATTCCCGATTTGTTGGTGGTGAGCCAAAAGCTGATCGATGAGCAGCCAGATCAGGTGCAAGCCTTGGTGAATAGCTGGTTCGATATTCTGAAATTTATGGAGGAAAACCCGGAACGCGCAGACGAAATTATGGCCAGACGGGCCGGTGTCACCCCGGAAGAACTGCAACTGTTCAAGGATGGCACCCGTTTCTTCACGATTGAAGACAATCTGGAAGCCTTTAGCCCTGGCGAGGGAATGCAACACATGCCCTATGCCGCCGTGCAGATGACGGAATTTATGGTGGGGGTGGGCTTTATTCCGGCAGGACCTGAAGATTTGGAGGCGTTGTTCGATGACCGCTTTGTCCGTGCTTACGCAGAGTCGATCGGCGTTGGACAGTAA
- a CDS encoding gas vesicle protein GvpV gives MSLPRVPRSRPRPKLRSIPRRKTESALYAEMQQLTVEKQRLHQELESIQERQGQIHARLQEIDQAMQNLKQDAEAFVDYSEAEPSSKPKPSSVKPQASRFPPMTFDY, from the coding sequence ATGAGTTTGCCCCGTGTGCCCCGCTCCCGTCCTCGCCCGAAGCTACGCTCGATCCCCCGCCGCAAAACCGAATCTGCCCTCTACGCTGAAATGCAGCAACTCACAGTCGAAAAGCAGCGGCTCCACCAAGAGTTGGAATCGATTCAAGAACGACAAGGGCAAATTCACGCGCGGCTCCAGGAAATCGACCAAGCCATGCAGAACCTGAAGCAAGATGCCGAAGCCTTCGTGGATTATTCCGAAGCGGAGCCTAGCTCTAAGCCAAAGCCAAGCAGCGTAAAACCGCAAGCTTCCCGCTTTCCACCCATGACCTTTGACTACTGA
- a CDS encoding ABC transporter permease, with translation MLTAPVDSPPARPSLPPTVFWRIAEGIPRPLALLLMGLSVLVPFSLWWGLSVSGWVPPRFLPSPPLVWAALMRLWREGLLWNDTLASFGRVSSGFLLAAVVATPLGIAMGAFASIRALIEPISGIFRYMPAPAFTPLLIIYLGLDEAPKIGLIFIGTVFFNMLMIMDAVKFIPKELIEATYTLGGRRWQVLLQVITPYITPNILDAFRINMAASWNLVVVAELVAANEGLGKRIQLAQRFFRTEEIFACLIVLGLIGFLLDLLLRRLVRLTCRWAFL, from the coding sequence ATGCTAACAGCCCCGGTTGACTCTCCCCCCGCCCGCCCCAGTCTGCCCCCGACGGTGTTTTGGCGCATCGCGGAAGGGATCCCGCGCCCACTGGCGTTGCTGCTAATGGGGCTATCGGTGTTGGTGCCTTTTAGCTTGTGGTGGGGGTTATCGGTGTCGGGGTGGGTGCCACCGCGTTTTTTGCCTTCTCCCCCGCTGGTGTGGGCAGCCCTAATGCGCCTCTGGCGAGAGGGATTGCTATGGAATGACACGCTGGCCAGTTTTGGGCGCGTCAGCAGTGGTTTTCTGCTGGCAGCAGTGGTAGCGACCCCCCTCGGTATTGCCATGGGTGCCTTCGCCAGCATTCGTGCCCTGATCGAGCCGATTAGCGGCATTTTTCGCTATATGCCGGCCCCTGCTTTTACCCCGCTGTTGATCATTTACCTGGGGTTGGATGAAGCCCCTAAGATTGGCCTGATTTTCATCGGCACCGTCTTTTTCAACATGCTGATGATTATGGACGCGGTGAAGTTCATCCCCAAGGAGTTGATCGAGGCCACCTACACCCTGGGGGGACGGCGTTGGCAGGTGTTATTGCAGGTAATCACCCCCTACATCACCCCCAATATTCTCGATGCGTTTCGCATCAACATGGCGGCTTCCTGGAACTTGGTGGTGGTGGCGGAATTGGTGGCGGCCAATGAGGGACTGGGCAAGCGGATTCAACTGGCACAACGCTTTTTTAGAACGGAAGAGATTTTTGCTTGCCTGATTGTTTTGGGCTTAATTGGGTTTTTACTGGATTTGCTCTTGCGGCGTTTGGTGCGTTTGACTTGCCGTTGGGCGTTCTTGTGA
- a CDS encoding ABC transporter ATP-binding protein, whose amino-acid sequence MHLEVVGLSKSFPSRRGPILALDGVDLHVESGEFVCVVGASGSGKTTLLRLIAGLDQPSGGSIRVDGEPVIGPGADRGVVFQSYTLYPWMNVAENVGFGLKLQGVKRQERAARVDYFLEIVGLERFAKALPNQLSGGMKQRVAIARALAAQPKILLLDEPFGALDVQTKETMQEFLLDLWQRTRTSILMITHDVEEAVFLSQRIYVLTSHPGRVKREILVNLPSQRDYGLKRTPAFQDLKDEIMALLRERPGIPLGSATP is encoded by the coding sequence GTGCATTTGGAAGTGGTTGGCCTGAGCAAATCTTTCCCAAGCCGCCGAGGCCCTATCTTGGCTTTGGATGGCGTCGATCTGCACGTGGAGTCGGGGGAGTTTGTCTGTGTGGTAGGGGCTTCTGGCTCTGGCAAAACTACCCTGTTGCGCCTGATTGCCGGGTTGGATCAACCTAGCGGGGGATCCATCCGCGTTGATGGAGAGCCGGTGATCGGGCCGGGGGCGGATCGGGGAGTGGTGTTCCAGTCCTATACCCTCTATCCCTGGATGAACGTGGCGGAAAACGTCGGCTTTGGCCTGAAACTGCAGGGGGTAAAGCGACAGGAACGGGCGGCACGGGTGGACTATTTTCTGGAGATTGTCGGTCTGGAGCGCTTTGCCAAAGCTCTACCGAATCAACTCTCTGGCGGGATGAAGCAGCGGGTGGCCATTGCCCGCGCTCTGGCGGCCCAACCGAAAATTTTGCTACTGGACGAGCCCTTTGGCGCTTTGGATGTGCAAACCAAAGAGACGATGCAGGAATTTTTGCTGGATCTCTGGCAACGGACGCGCACCTCGATTTTGATGATCACCCACGATGTGGAAGAGGCGGTCTTTCTCTCCCAGCGCATTTACGTGCTCACTTCCCATCCCGGTCGCGTCAAACGGGAGATTCTGGTGAACTTGCCCAGCCAGCGGGACTACGGCCTCAAGCGTACTCCAGCCTTCCAAGATCTAAAGGATGAGATCATGGCCCTCCTGAGGGAACGGCCAGGGATCCCTTTGGGCAGCGCTACACCTTGA
- a CDS encoding pentapeptide repeat-containing protein produces the protein MAETVAELLQRYSSGERDFSSSQLADANLEGADLAGIDLGGAVLKQAQLAAVNLERAYLSGADLSGADLKGSNLRLATLEKAQLQGSQLQGANLRGANLIGADLSGADLSAVDLAGANFTGANLKGATLTQCKLKLANLREARYDAATQMEADIDPASLGMLRE, from the coding sequence ATGGCTGAAACAGTGGCAGAACTGCTGCAACGGTACAGCAGCGGTGAGCGAGACTTCAGCAGCAGCCAACTGGCGGATGCCAACCTGGAGGGGGCGGATCTGGCGGGGATTGACCTTGGTGGGGCAGTGCTCAAACAGGCCCAACTGGCCGCAGTCAACCTAGAGCGAGCTTACTTGAGCGGTGCCGATTTAAGTGGGGCTGATCTGAAGGGATCCAACCTGCGACTGGCTACCTTGGAAAAGGCCCAACTGCAGGGATCCCAGTTACAAGGGGCCAACCTGCGCGGGGCCAATCTCATCGGTGCAGATTTGAGTGGGGCCGATCTCAGTGCAGTGGATTTGGCGGGAGCCAACTTCACCGGGGCCAACCTAAAAGGGGCCACCTTAACCCAGTGCAAGCTTAAACTGGCCAACCTGCGTGAGGCCCGGTACGATGCAGCCACCCAAATGGAGGCGGATATCGACCCGGCATCCTTGGGGATGCTTCGGGAATAA